The segment GCAATTGATACCTCTTTGGAATTAGGATTAGAACCTGTTAAAATTAATGTAGTTTTATTAAAGGGTATCAATGATGATGAAGTGGAAAATTTTATCCAGTTAACTTATGATAAACCATTGTATGTTAGATTTATTGAGTTAATGCCAACCAATCATGAACTTACTCAAATAAACCAGGGACACTTTGTTTCTGCTGATATTATTAAGAAAAAGATGAAAATGAAATTTCCGGACCTAAGACCAATTTCCATTGAAAAAGGCTATGGTCCGGCAGTTTATTATCAATTACCCGGAGCTAAAGGAATGGTCGGTTTTATTACAGCAGTCAGCCAGCATTTTTGTGCAAAATGTAATCGCATTCGATTAACTGCTGAAGGTAAAATAAGACCATGTTTATTTAATTCCCGGGAAGTAGAAATAAGGGACAGGTTGAGAAAAATTCCCATGAATGAAAAAGAAAAAAGGGAAAAAACTATTCAGTACTGTTTAGAAGAAGCAATAAAAATTAAGCCATTTCGACACCATATAGGAAATAAAAATCTTTCCGAATTTGATATGTCAAAAATAGGAGGATAAAAAAATGAATAATAAAAAAGCACTTTCTCACTTAAACGAAAAAGGCAGAGCTCGCATGGTTAATGTAGGCGATAAAGAAGATACCCACAGGATAGCCATTGCTGAAGGTGTAGTAAAAATGCAACCTGAAACGCTTGCTTTAATCAAAGATAAAAAAATTGCCAAAGGAGATGTTCTGGGAATTGCTCAGGTA is part of the Atribacterota bacterium genome and harbors:
- the moaA gene encoding GTP 3',8-cyclase MoaA, with amino-acid sequence MKKLIDKYGREITYLRISLTDRCNFRCIYCSPSDKNFCFIKHQNILRFEEILEIAQVAVKMGMTKIRLTGGEPLVRKGVIAFIEKLRAIEGLEDISMTTNGYYLSEMAESLKKAGLNRVNISLDSLQREKFKMITGFDGLERVLQAIDTSLELGLEPVKINVVLLKGINDDEVENFIQLTYDKPLYVRFIELMPTNHELTQINQGHFVSADIIKKKMKMKFPDLRPISIEKGYGPAVYYQLPGAKGMVGFITAVSQHFCAKCNRIRLTAEGKIRPCLFNSREVEIRDRLRKIPMNEKEKREKTIQYCLEEAIKIKPFRHHIGNKNLSEFDMSKIGG